A window of Rufibacter sp. LB8 contains these coding sequences:
- a CDS encoding LacI family DNA-binding transcriptional regulator, which translates to MARITIHDIAKQLNTSPSTVSKALNDHPSISAATKELIITAAQNLNYKQNRLASSLRSGKTNIIGILIPSSEIGFFAAVVHGIERLARTKGYNVLLFQSNEMGEYEVEGIETLLMSSVDGIIASVAKETTNYDHFLEVKKRKVPLVLFDRIREELQVPSVVIDDFKGAYMATEHLIQQGYTRIAHISGPQHAKIFNDRLCGYVEALRANNLPVNDDLIQYGKNSLDSGRAGAAQLLNGASKPDAIFAAVDFTALGALQYIKESGVKIPEQVGLIGFGNESFSPYVTPSLSTIDQQAAKMGEETFQLFLEALAQKNAPPVDLIEESVPKKIILDPLLVIRESSARKPMV; encoded by the coding sequence ATGGCCAGAATTACCATACATGATATTGCCAAGCAACTTAACACTTCGCCTTCCACGGTTTCAAAGGCCTTAAATGACCACCCTTCTATAAGTGCCGCCACCAAAGAACTTATTATAACCGCGGCCCAGAATCTTAATTACAAGCAAAACCGACTGGCCTCCTCGCTTAGGTCTGGCAAAACCAATATCATTGGTATTCTAATTCCCAGCTCTGAGATAGGCTTTTTTGCGGCTGTGGTGCACGGCATTGAAAGGCTGGCCCGTACCAAAGGCTACAATGTGCTGTTGTTCCAGTCTAATGAAATGGGCGAATATGAAGTGGAGGGAATTGAGACCCTGCTCATGTCCAGCGTAGATGGCATCATTGCCTCAGTTGCCAAGGAAACCACTAATTATGATCACTTCCTGGAAGTGAAAAAGCGCAAAGTACCCTTGGTCTTGTTTGACAGAATTAGAGAGGAACTTCAGGTGCCCTCGGTGGTTATAGATGACTTTAAAGGCGCCTACATGGCCACGGAACATCTTATTCAACAGGGCTACACGCGTATTGCCCATATTTCAGGACCCCAACACGCCAAGATCTTCAATGACCGGCTCTGTGGTTATGTAGAGGCACTACGAGCTAACAATCTGCCTGTGAACGATGATTTGATTCAGTACGGGAAAAACTCTTTGGACTCAGGTCGGGCCGGGGCGGCGCAGTTGTTGAATGGGGCCAGCAAGCCAGATGCTATTTTTGCCGCCGTGGACTTTACCGCCTTGGGTGCGCTGCAGTATATAAAAGAAAGCGGGGTAAAGATACCAGAACAGGTAGGCTTAATTGGCTTCGGAAATGAATCTTTCAGTCCGTACGTGACGCCTTCCCTTTCTACCATTGACCAACAGGCGGCCAAAATGGGGGAAGAAACGTTTCAGCTGTTTTTAGAGGCGCTGGCCCAAAAGAATGCACCCCCTGTTGACCTTATAGAAGAGTCCGTGCCCAAAAAGATCATATTAGACCCTTTGTTGGTGATCAGAGAATCTTCTGCCAGAAAGCCGATGGTGTAA
- a CDS encoding TonB-dependent receptor has product MLKSLLQDLLPGETGKASKHFRRFSSLLVMAIAMLMLTAGAAFAQQRTVSGMVRDSGGSPLIGVTVQVKGTTTATATDASGSFSLPVTGANARMVFTYIGYLSQEVAVGSQNALTVLMVADQKALDEVVVVGYGTQQRREITGSIAKVDGAVLAQQPAPSFEAALQGRAAGVQVIQGSGLAGSGSVIRIRGIGSLTAGGDPLYVVDGIPITQDPFLNGDRGAMNYNPLATINPNDIESVEVLKDVSAAAIYGSRGSNGVILITTKRGKKGAASIDFSARTGISKPTKLPDFLNNREWLTLRQEAWENDGNVGRAPLFGGVTWEDALNTNTDWLGETTQTGVKQEYSLGLNKGTEKLSLYAGLAYNDNESYLKGNSLRRMSGRLNVDYLLLPKVKVGFNTSLSQGLNDRVFAAWSGGLGAAMSTALPIYPVYNQDGSYFNGAGIGNNPVAQLEATDWKTREIRTINNAYVEFSPIENLTLTGRGGLDYGDIRDSQYNPPALNNTTGFGSAEEWRTYVTNYNLSATANYNLKMGEMNSLSFLLGSEYQRSNTLSMNERASKANGLLYTNPEVDETSVVLGAPNYQEWAFLSYFGRVNYTLADKYIVQATGRVDGSSRFGSDYRYGFFPSVGLGYIISEEDFFKDNISFVNFFKLKASWGKTGNANFDNYRRWGYFRSEGTLTYNGSQILFPVQLNRPDLAWETLNSYDLGFEFALFKNRITAEFAFYDKRSKDVLIDLVTPASAGFNRSLTNIGEVQNKGVEFSFTSVNIDKAFKWSTSFNIAHNKNEVKSIGITSPDAISGAGDTRVFVGQPVGVNYLVRFSRVDPATGAPIWLDKDGQETMTFNLDNRVIVGNVLPDFTGGITNTFSYKNFDLSVLFAFTKGGDIYDDAIKRQLGVTSDWNMRREMLDRWRKPGDIATYPKLTTQPGAYGLSSEWNYNTDLWLYDASYMRLRNLTFGYNLPTGLLEKAKVKNARIYFVGTNLLTFTKFPGMDPEIVRDHNGPQGRNLSPNVSYLTPPQEKAFTVGVDLKF; this is encoded by the coding sequence ATGTTAAAATCATTACTTCAAGATTTACTTCCTGGTGAAACCGGCAAGGCTAGCAAGCACTTCAGGAGATTTTCTTCTCTGCTGGTGATGGCAATAGCCATGCTTATGCTCACAGCGGGAGCTGCCTTTGCCCAACAGCGCACGGTGTCAGGGATGGTAAGGGACTCGGGCGGTAGCCCGCTGATAGGGGTGACCGTTCAGGTGAAAGGAACCACTACGGCCACGGCTACAGATGCTTCCGGTAGTTTTTCATTGCCAGTCACTGGGGCCAACGCCCGAATGGTGTTCACCTACATTGGCTACCTCTCACAAGAAGTAGCCGTAGGTAGTCAGAACGCTCTAACTGTTCTAATGGTCGCTGACCAAAAGGCCTTAGACGAAGTGGTGGTAGTTGGGTACGGTACCCAGCAGCGCAGAGAAATCACTGGTTCTATTGCCAAAGTTGACGGTGCCGTGTTGGCGCAGCAACCCGCCCCCAGCTTTGAGGCGGCCTTGCAAGGAAGAGCCGCCGGTGTGCAGGTGATTCAAGGAAGTGGTTTGGCCGGTTCTGGTTCTGTCATCAGAATCAGGGGCATAGGCTCTTTAACTGCTGGTGGTGACCCTTTATATGTAGTGGATGGAATTCCCATCACGCAAGATCCGTTTTTGAACGGTGACCGTGGAGCCATGAACTACAACCCATTGGCTACCATTAACCCCAATGATATAGAGTCGGTGGAAGTGTTGAAAGACGTTTCTGCCGCGGCTATTTACGGGTCCAGAGGTTCTAACGGCGTGATTTTGATAACCACCAAGAGAGGGAAGAAAGGCGCAGCTTCTATTGACTTCTCGGCCCGCACGGGTATATCAAAGCCTACCAAACTGCCAGATTTCCTGAATAACAGAGAGTGGTTAACACTTCGGCAGGAAGCATGGGAAAATGATGGCAATGTAGGCCGGGCGCCCCTTTTTGGCGGTGTTACCTGGGAAGATGCCTTGAACACCAATACAGATTGGTTAGGTGAAACCACCCAAACCGGCGTGAAGCAGGAATACTCCCTGGGCTTGAACAAAGGCACAGAAAAACTTTCACTGTATGCAGGCTTAGCTTATAACGACAATGAAAGCTACTTAAAAGGCAACAGCCTGCGCAGAATGAGCGGAAGGTTGAATGTGGACTACCTGCTCCTGCCTAAAGTCAAAGTTGGCTTCAATACCTCTTTGAGCCAAGGCTTGAATGACAGGGTGTTTGCCGCCTGGAGCGGTGGTTTGGGTGCTGCCATGTCTACGGCACTTCCCATTTATCCGGTTTACAACCAAGACGGGTCTTATTTCAATGGGGCTGGTATCGGGAACAACCCAGTGGCCCAATTGGAGGCTACTGACTGGAAAACCAGGGAAATCAGAACCATCAACAACGCTTATGTAGAGTTTTCGCCCATTGAGAACCTTACCCTCACGGGCCGTGGCGGCTTGGACTACGGTGACATTAGAGATAGCCAATACAACCCACCGGCCCTGAACAACACCACAGGTTTTGGTTCCGCCGAAGAATGGAGAACCTACGTGACCAATTACAACTTGTCGGCTACCGCCAACTACAACCTAAAGATGGGGGAAATGAACAGTTTAAGTTTCCTGCTTGGGTCTGAGTACCAACGGTCCAACACGCTTTCCATGAATGAAAGAGCCAGCAAGGCTAACGGATTGCTGTACACCAATCCAGAAGTTGATGAAACGTCTGTGGTGCTGGGTGCCCCTAACTACCAAGAATGGGCTTTTCTGAGCTATTTTGGTCGGGTGAACTACACCTTGGCAGATAAATACATTGTGCAGGCCACTGGTCGCGTAGACGGTTCCTCCAGGTTTGGTTCTGATTACCGGTATGGCTTCTTCCCTTCTGTGGGGTTGGGGTACATTATTTCTGAGGAGGACTTCTTCAAAGACAATATCTCCTTCGTGAATTTCTTCAAGTTGAAGGCCAGCTGGGGGAAGACCGGTAACGCTAATTTTGACAACTACAGAAGATGGGGCTATTTCAGGTCTGAAGGTACCTTAACCTACAATGGTAGCCAGATTCTCTTCCCGGTACAGTTGAACCGCCCGGACTTGGCGTGGGAAACGCTTAATTCCTATGATTTGGGTTTTGAGTTCGCCTTGTTCAAAAACAGAATCACCGCTGAGTTCGCCTTTTATGATAAGCGCTCCAAGGATGTCTTGATTGATTTGGTGACGCCCGCCTCGGCTGGCTTTAACCGCAGCCTTACCAACATTGGCGAAGTCCAGAACAAAGGAGTGGAGTTCAGTTTCACGAGCGTGAACATTGACAAAGCCTTTAAATGGTCTACTTCCTTTAACATCGCCCACAACAAAAATGAAGTGAAGAGCATTGGCATTACTTCGCCAGACGCTATTTCAGGGGCCGGTGATACCAGGGTCTTTGTAGGCCAGCCGGTTGGAGTGAACTACCTGGTGCGCTTTTCCCGCGTGGACCCAGCTACCGGAGCCCCCATCTGGCTTGACAAAGACGGACAAGAAACCATGACGTTCAACCTAGACAACCGGGTGATTGTGGGCAATGTGTTGCCTGACTTTACCGGAGGTATTACCAATACTTTCTCTTACAAAAACTTTGACCTGAGTGTTCTTTTTGCTTTCACCAAAGGCGGCGACATTTATGATGATGCCATTAAGCGCCAACTAGGCGTAACGTCGGACTGGAACATGAGACGTGAGATGCTGGACCGTTGGAGAAAGCCGGGTGACATTGCCACTTATCCAAAATTAACCACGCAGCCAGGCGCTTACGGCCTTTCCAGCGAATGGAATTACAACACAGATCTTTGGTTGTATGACGCGTCATACATGCGGTTGAGAAACCTGACCTTTGGCTATAACCTGCCTACTGGTTTGTTGGAAAAAGCCAAAGTGAAAAACGCCCGCATCTATTTTGTAGGCACCAACCTACTCACCTTCACCAAATTCCCGGGCATGGACCCGGAGATTGTACGTGACCACAATGGGCCCCAGGGCAGAAACCTTAGCCCGAATGTGAGTTACCTGACGCCTCCCCAGGAAAAAGCGTTTACCGTAGGTGTTGATTTAAAATTCTAA
- a CDS encoding RagB/SusD family nutrient uptake outer membrane protein has protein sequence MKRYRFLSVLALAGSLTVSSCDDLLDIPPKNVSLQDDIFKDPANAQLILASTYEVLRAGNFMGGSSWVFSELLADNINGTGITGDWNEYYSRNSTIFNGSTRSFWADGYRTIYRANVLIANIDQIQGLPDAERNRIKGEALFLRAISHFEIVRLFAQPYGFTTDNSHLGIPLRLTPTQEPLLRATVAQVYNQIIADLTEASTLIPPVNNNYASGWSAKGYLAKVHFQMNSFQKAYDFSDDVLKNSPFRFEQDFKNRFKAGGSTEDVFALVSTGLNSNSSSRVQDHYRSDNNRRPNVRVAADLLADATSNPNDKRGQEWFRVVNPGTPNEEVFITKYNGPDFFNVPLLSVTELKLIRAESAAELNRNLPVAIADLNDIRTRAYGAGNNTVSATANARTIIDIARQERRIELATEGVRLHDLKRIAVRENPTLRIRGAVWNCPGLIIQFPDDEVSANPNFQRNPEGGCAN, from the coding sequence ATGAAAAGATATAGATTCCTATCGGTGCTGGCCCTGGCTGGTTCCCTTACTGTAAGTTCCTGTGATGACCTGCTGGATATTCCACCAAAGAATGTGAGCCTGCAAGATGATATTTTCAAGGATCCTGCCAACGCCCAATTGATTCTGGCCTCTACGTATGAAGTGTTACGGGCGGGTAATTTCATGGGTGGCAGTTCCTGGGTCTTTTCTGAGTTGTTGGCAGATAATATCAACGGCACAGGCATAACCGGAGACTGGAACGAGTACTATTCCCGCAACTCCACCATCTTCAACGGATCCACCAGATCTTTCTGGGCAGATGGCTACCGCACTATTTATCGGGCAAATGTACTGATCGCCAATATAGATCAGATTCAGGGCTTGCCAGATGCAGAAAGAAATCGCATAAAAGGTGAGGCGTTGTTTTTGCGGGCCATCAGCCATTTTGAGATTGTTCGTTTGTTTGCTCAGCCGTACGGCTTCACCACAGACAACAGCCACCTGGGTATTCCGCTCAGACTTACTCCAACCCAGGAGCCTTTGCTGCGCGCCACAGTGGCCCAGGTATACAACCAGATTATCGCAGATTTAACGGAGGCTTCCACACTTATCCCGCCGGTGAATAACAACTACGCCTCCGGCTGGTCAGCCAAAGGGTATTTGGCCAAGGTGCATTTTCAGATGAACAGCTTCCAAAAAGCCTATGATTTTTCAGATGATGTCTTGAAAAATAGCCCGTTCCGGTTTGAGCAGGATTTCAAGAATCGGTTTAAAGCTGGCGGAAGTACCGAAGATGTGTTTGCCTTGGTCAGCACCGGGTTGAACAGCAACTCCAGCTCCCGGGTGCAGGATCACTACCGGTCAGACAATAACAGAAGGCCCAACGTGCGCGTGGCGGCTGACCTGTTAGCAGATGCCACGTCTAACCCCAATGACAAAAGAGGTCAGGAATGGTTTAGAGTGGTGAACCCCGGAACGCCCAATGAAGAAGTGTTCATTACCAAATACAATGGACCTGACTTCTTTAATGTACCGTTGCTGTCTGTCACTGAGCTAAAACTGATCAGGGCTGAGTCAGCGGCGGAATTAAACAGAAACCTCCCAGTTGCCATAGCTGATCTGAATGATATCAGAACACGGGCCTATGGTGCAGGAAACAACACCGTGAGTGCCACCGCCAATGCCCGCACAATTATAGACATTGCCCGGCAGGAGCGGAGAATTGAATTAGCCACAGAAGGGGTGCGGTTGCATGACTTAAAACGCATAGCCGTCCGTGAGAACCCAACCTTGAGAATAAGAGGCGCCGTTTGGAACTGCCCTGGGTTAATTATCCAGTTTCCTGATGATGAAGTATCTGCCAACCCTAACTTCCAGAGAAACCCAGAGGGAGGTTGCGCTAACTAA
- a CDS encoding DUF5004 domain-containing protein, whose amino-acid sequence MKKLKNLVWSALCMVLLLSACQPDDLVGELGTPFSKTEGLVGTWKVANVVQHDLKAPANAANKQLTLTDRFDFSTARIKFMASPNTFTVEALDGPVFLPASGTWTFDNPEYPTEVRLVGADTKNVTLKLGSAPRAAFPATRLMFERMVRKDAADPASAKEAIIRYDYDLQRVAQ is encoded by the coding sequence ATGAAAAAGCTTAAAAATTTAGTGTGGAGTGCGCTGTGCATGGTACTTCTGTTGAGCGCCTGCCAGCCAGATGATTTGGTGGGAGAGCTGGGAACGCCTTTCAGCAAAACCGAGGGCCTGGTAGGAACCTGGAAAGTCGCTAATGTGGTGCAGCATGACTTAAAGGCGCCAGCCAACGCGGCCAACAAGCAGTTGACCTTAACGGATCGGTTTGATTTCTCTACTGCCAGAATCAAATTCATGGCCAGCCCCAACACCTTCACGGTAGAAGCGCTAGACGGCCCTGTGTTTTTACCAGCCAGTGGTACCTGGACCTTTGACAACCCAGAATATCCTACGGAGGTGCGGCTGGTGGGTGCTGATACCAAAAACGTGACACTTAAACTTGGATCTGCCCCAAGAGCGGCTTTCCCGGCTACCAGACTCATGTTTGAGCGCATGGTCAGAAAAGATGCCGCAGACCCTGCTTCGGCCAAAGAGGCCATTATCAGGTATGACTATGATTTACAGCGCGTGGCGCAATAA
- a CDS encoding DUF4961 domain-containing protein produces MKNKILSAFLLCLFLAIGANAQVTIEEGAFRADDRITIIYDATVGTSGLQGASEVYLHTGANNWAFQPTGQEWGIDFAPGKMTKVPGEQNKWQITLTPRSFYNIPAGTDLENLLFVFRNRDGSQTGKNADNNDIVVTASKYNGGQFVYTEPTSFNPNDRVTIWFDANAAACNEGGGLVGASQVYLHSGAQDFSVQPAGQAWGVDWEGGRMINRGNNLWSITFVPSEYYGTSVMSNIKLLFRDLSGDKRAKGDGCADHTLTVNPIGPMPEPKTRVFPSKFTQDDAFTLYYNNKQEDRPSMQNYTGDLYVYAGAESSTGYLEPVGWGDVGTSTKVKMRNEGNGIYSLTIVPSRFFNVPAGGQINIIKFVVRKGVFNSDDDKIGGGDLTYEITKE; encoded by the coding sequence ATGAAAAATAAAATACTAAGTGCGTTCTTGTTATGCTTATTCCTAGCCATAGGAGCAAACGCGCAGGTCACCATTGAAGAAGGCGCGTTCCGGGCAGACGACCGCATCACCATTATCTATGATGCCACGGTAGGCACTTCTGGCCTGCAGGGCGCCTCTGAGGTGTATTTGCACACTGGGGCTAACAACTGGGCCTTCCAGCCAACCGGCCAGGAGTGGGGCATTGATTTCGCCCCCGGAAAAATGACCAAAGTACCTGGTGAGCAGAACAAATGGCAAATCACCCTTACGCCGCGTTCCTTCTACAACATTCCTGCCGGCACTGACCTGGAAAACCTGCTATTCGTTTTCAGAAACAGAGACGGCAGCCAGACCGGGAAAAACGCAGACAACAATGACATTGTGGTAACGGCCTCCAAGTACAATGGCGGGCAGTTTGTCTATACTGAGCCAACGTCTTTCAACCCCAATGACCGGGTGACCATCTGGTTTGACGCAAACGCCGCCGCCTGTAATGAAGGGGGCGGATTAGTTGGAGCTTCGCAGGTATACCTGCACTCTGGCGCCCAGGACTTTTCTGTTCAACCAGCGGGTCAGGCATGGGGCGTAGATTGGGAAGGTGGCCGTATGATCAACAGAGGCAATAATTTGTGGTCCATCACTTTTGTGCCAAGCGAGTATTACGGTACGTCTGTCATGAGCAACATCAAACTCTTGTTCAGGGATCTGTCTGGTGACAAGCGCGCCAAAGGCGATGGTTGTGCAGACCACACGCTTACGGTGAATCCTATTGGTCCTATGCCAGAGCCAAAAACCCGGGTTTTTCCAAGCAAATTCACGCAGGATGATGCTTTCACCCTGTACTATAACAACAAACAGGAAGACAGACCGTCTATGCAAAATTATACCGGTGACCTGTATGTGTACGCCGGGGCAGAAAGTTCTACGGGTTACCTTGAGCCGGTAGGCTGGGGAGATGTTGGCACCAGCACCAAGGTAAAAATGCGAAACGAAGGAAACGGCATCTATTCCTTGACCATTGTGCCTTCGCGCTTCTTTAATGTGCCAGCGGGCGGACAAATCAACATCATTAAATTTGTGGTCAGGAAAGGAGTGTTCAACAGCGATGATGACAAAATAGGCGGCGGTGATTTGACCTATGAAATCACCAAAGAGTAA